CCACCTTCCCCTGGATCCGCAACCTGGCCGGCTTCTACGGCGCCGGGGAACTGGTCGGCTTCGACGACTTCAAGCAGGTGCGGCGCGTGCTGACGGCCTTCCTCGAACGGCCCGCGGTGCAGCGCGGACTCGAGATCCCGCAGCGCCCGGCCTGACACGCACACCACCGTCCATGCACCACGACATCAGCCTCATCACCACCCTGGCGGTCGGTTTCGGCCTCGCCCTGCTGCTCGGCGTCATCGCCGTGCGGCTCAAGCTGCCGGCGCTGGTCGGCTACCTGCTGGCCGGCGTGGCCATCGGCCCCGGCACGCCGGGCTTCGTCGCCGACGTCGGCCTGGCCGGCCAGCTGGCCGAGGTCGGCGTCATGCTGCTGATGTTCGGCGTCGGCCTGCACTTCTCACTCGACGACCTGCTGGCGGTGCGTCGCATCGCGCTGCCGGGTGCCGTCGTGCAGATCGCGGTGGCCACCGCCATGGGCTTCGGCCTGGCGCAGTGGTGGGGCTGGAGCGTCGGCGCCGGGCTGGTCTTCGGGCTGGCGCTGTCGGTGGCCAGCACCGTGGTGCTGCTCAAGGCGCTGGACGCGCAGGGCCTGACCGAGACCGGCAACGGCCGCATCGCCATCGGCTGGCTGGTGGTGGAGGACCTGGCCATGGTGCTGGTGCTGGTGCTGCTGCCGGCGCTGTCGGGCGTGCTCGGCGGCAAGACCGACGGCCACGCCGGCGGCAGCCTGGGCTGGACGCTGGCCAAGACGCTGGCGCAGGTGGTGGCCTTCGTCGTGGTGATGCTGGTGGCCGGCCGCCGGGTGCTGCCCTGGCTGCTGTGGCAGGTGACGCGCACCGGCTCGCGCGAGCTGTTCACGCTGTGCGTGGTGGCCGCGGCGCTGTCCATCGCCTACGGGGCGACGGCGCTGTTCGGCGTGTCGTTCGCGCTCGGTGCGTTCTTCGCCGGCATGGTGCTGCGCGAGTCGGAGTTCAGCCACCGCGCGGCCGACGAATCGCTGCCGCTGCGCGACGCCTTCGCGGTGCTGTTCTTCGTCTCCGTCGGCATGCTGTTCGAGCCGCGGGTGCTGGTCGACGAGCCGCTGAAGGTGCTGGCGGTGGTGGCCGTCATCGTGCTGGGCAAGAGCATCGCGGCGATGGCGGTGGTGCTGCTGCTGCGCTACCCGCCGGGCACGGCGCTGACCGTGTCGGCCAGCCTGGCGCAGATCGGCGAGTTCTCCTTCATCCTGGCCGCGATGGGGGTCGCGCTCGGGCTGCTGCCGCCCGAGGGGCAGAGCCTGATCGTCGCCGGCGCGCTGATCTCGATCGCCGTCAACCCGTGGGCCTTCCGCGCGGCGCGGCCGCTGCAGACCTGGCTGCAGACGCGCTCGGCGCTGGCGCGCCGGCTGGCTCAGCGCGACGACCCGCTGTCGGAGCTGCCGCCGGCCACCGAGGCGCAGTACCTGTCGCGCCAGGTGGTGGTGGTCGGCCATGGGCGGGTGGGCAAGCGCATCACCGCCGCGCTGCAGGCGGCCAAGGTGCCCTTCGTCGTCGCCGAGCGCCACCGTGAGCGGGTGGAGCAGCTGCGCGCCGAGGGCCTGCCGGCGGTGTGGGGTGACGCCGCCGAGGCGTCGGTGCTGATCCAGGCGCACATCGCGCGCGCCCGGCTGCTGCTCATCGCCACCTCCGACGTGGTGGGCGTGCGGCAGATGATCGAGACGGCGCGGCAGCTCAACCCGTCGATCGAGATCCTGGTGCGGGCCCACAGCACGGAGGAAGTGCAGTGGCTGTCCGCCGAGTGCGGCGCCACCGCCTTCCTCGCCGAGGACGCGCTGGCCGCGGCGATGGCCGAGCGGGCCACCGCGGTGCCGCCGATGCCGGTGCCGGGCGCCGCGCCGGCCTGAGGCCGCGGGCCGGGGCGGAAGCGCCCCCGCGGGCCGGGGCACGGGAGCGCTCCCGCGCTCCCGTTGGGCGTCAGGCGGGCGTGGCCGCCGTGCGCGGGGCCGCCGGCGCCACCGGGGTCGCCTTCTCCTGCGCGATCAGCCGCTCGATCACCCGGCGCGACTGCACGCCGCCGGCGTCGATGTTGAGCATCAGCAGCTGGCGGTCGGGCCAGGTGAGCAGGTTCTTCTGCTGCCGCTCCAGCATCTCCTGGTCCTCGGCGAAGACCTTGCCCTGGCCCTCGCGGATCTGCGCCGTGAGCGCCTTGTCGTGGGCCTGGAAGCGGCGGGCCATGCCCCAGAAGTACCAGATCGAGGTCTCGGTCTCGGGGGTGATGAAGTCGACCACGATGCTGGAGGCCTTCTTGTCCTCCGGGGCGTCGTAGCCGCCATGGCCCATCAGCGCCACGCCGACCTCGATCATCACGTGGCTGGGCGGGCTGAAGCGGCAGATCTGCCAGCGGTCGACCGGCTGGTCGTCGGGCAGGTGGTTGCCGCGCAGCGCCATCTTCCAGAAGGGCGGCGCCTCGATGCCGCTCATGAAGCGGCTGGTGATCACCTCGTCGCCCTCGACCTTGGTGGTGCAGGGCGTCTCGTCGATCTCCTTCTGGCCGATGCTGGTGGCGTGCACGTAGGTCTCGTGCGTCAGGTCCATCAGGTTGTCGACCATCAGGCGGTAGTCGCACTGGATGTGGTACAGGCCGCCGCCGTAGGCCCAGTCGGGGTTGTCGGCCCAGTGCAGGTGGTGCACCTTGGCCGGATCCGCCTGCGCCGGGTCGCCCGGCCAGACCCAGACGAAGCCGTACTTCTCGACCACCGGGAAGGCGCGGATGGGCGGGAAGCCACGCACCCGCTGGCCCGGCATCGCTGCGGTCTTGCCGTCGCAGCCCATGGCCAGGCCGTGGTAGCCGCAGACCAGGTTGCCCTGGTCGACGTACCCCAGCGACAGCGGCGCGCCGCGGTGGGGGGCAGAAGTCCTCGAGCGCGGCCACGCGGCCTTCTGCGGCTCGGTAGATCACCATTCGCTCGCCGCAGATGCGGCGGCCGAGCGGCTTCTCATCGATTTCCTGGGGGGTGCACGCGACGTACCAAGCGTTGCGGGGCCACATAAGATGTCTCCTGCAGGCAGCACTAATGGATCCAATCATGCCAGATGATCAAGAAGTCGACGCCAAAAACCTTCCAGTTGGATCCATTAACGACGCCGACCCCGTGAGCACCGCACGCCCGGACCCAGCATCCACCGTGCCGGCCCGCGACCTGGCGGGCGCCGACGGCGACGACGAGGACGATGCCGACGTGGAGGGCGCCGACGGCCCGCGCCCCGGCACCACCAGCATCGTCGCCGCCTTGCGGCGGCTGATCATCGACGGCCGCTACCGCGCCGGCGAGCGGCTGGCGGAGAACAGCGTGGCGGTCGCGCTCGGCGTGTCGCGCACGCCGGTGCGGTTGGCCTTCCGCACGCTCGAGCAGGAAGGGCTGCTGCAGAAGGCGGGCAAGCGCGGCTTCGTCGTGCGCGCCTTCTCCGAGCACGACGTGATGTGCGCGCTGGAGGTGCGCGGCGTGCTCGAAGGGCTGGCCGCGCGGCGGCTGGCCGAACGCGGTCTGCCGGACGAGGTGGCCGCGGCGCTGCAGTCCTGCATCGAGGACGGCGAGCGGGTGCTGGCCAAGGGCTGCCTGCTGCCGGAGGACATCGCCACCTGGAGCGACCTCAACGACCGCTTCCACAGCGCCATCGTCGGCGCCGACGCGAGCTCGGTCATCGCCGAGGCGATCGCGCGCAACAACCACCTGCCGTTCGCCTCGGCCGACTCCATCATCATCGACCCGCAGGCGCTGGACCGCGAGTT
The sequence above is a segment of the Aquabacterium sp. J223 genome. Coding sequences within it:
- a CDS encoding GntR family transcriptional regulator, translating into MSTARPDPASTVPARDLAGADGDDEDDADVEGADGPRPGTTSIVAALRRLIIDGRYRAGERLAENSVAVALGVSRTPVRLAFRTLEQEGLLQKAGKRGFVVRAFSEHDVMCALEVRGVLEGLAARRLAERGLPDEVAAALQSCIEDGERVLAKGCLLPEDIATWSDLNDRFHSAIVGADASSVIAEAIARNNHLPFASADSIIIDPQALDREFEKLRFAHLQHHLVLDALRRGEAARVEMLMREHAYIGLRYGALFGVSVDLSGRAGHG
- the ybaL gene encoding YbaL family putative K(+) efflux transporter; this translates as MHHDISLITTLAVGFGLALLLGVIAVRLKLPALVGYLLAGVAIGPGTPGFVADVGLAGQLAEVGVMLLMFGVGLHFSLDDLLAVRRIALPGAVVQIAVATAMGFGLAQWWGWSVGAGLVFGLALSVASTVVLLKALDAQGLTETGNGRIAIGWLVVEDLAMVLVLVLLPALSGVLGGKTDGHAGGSLGWTLAKTLAQVVAFVVVMLVAGRRVLPWLLWQVTRTGSRELFTLCVVAAALSIAYGATALFGVSFALGAFFAGMVLRESEFSHRAADESLPLRDAFAVLFFVSVGMLFEPRVLVDEPLKVLAVVAVIVLGKSIAAMAVVLLLRYPPGTALTVSASLAQIGEFSFILAAMGVALGLLPPEGQSLIVAGALISIAVNPWAFRAARPLQTWLQTRSALARRLAQRDDPLSELPPATEAQYLSRQVVVVGHGRVGKRITAALQAAKVPFVVAERHRERVEQLRAEGLPAVWGDAAEASVLIQAHIARARLLLIATSDVVGVRQMIETARQLNPSIEILVRAHSTEEVQWLSAECGATAFLAEDALAAAMAERATAVPPMPVPGAAPA